In Bacteroidota bacterium, a single genomic region encodes these proteins:
- a CDS encoding T9SS type A sorting domain-containing protein translates to MKMKKIYLACMSGLMVISISAQTKFWNNVPYQGAFPITDNTPATDWTSGWANFDPENTVYPAITMTVSADITANTTWTTGSIILLQNKIYVKNGATLTIQPGVIIRGDNATAGTLIITQGAKINAQGTASNPIVFTSNEAIGNRAEGDWGGVIILGKAVSNQGTSNIEGLAATTDTQFGGSDDQDSSGVLSYVRIEFPGVEFQPTKEINGLTMGAVGSKTQIDHIQVSFSGDDSYEWFGGTVSAKYLIAFRGLDDDFDTDFGFRGRIQFGLAIRDKDLSDAAGDSNSFESDNDASGSNMQPLTAAVFSNITIVGPKRDGLTALPVGEKFEKAFRIRRNSSVSIFNSLIIGWEKGLSVEGSATENNFTGDTAYFSNNLLVDLPAGVNVVTAASSFYATFFGSDMNDSTKTKTQVNWVNPFPSNLYDSPDFRLNTGSVAATGADFNNIKFAGQITSVSKGKDSEFSGVSVYPNPAQNNSSLTFELNNPSMVNISLHSVTGQEVVSILKNIQMPAGVQQVNINTEEFSSGIYFLNITVLELTKTIKLVVNK, encoded by the coding sequence ATGAAAATGAAAAAAATTTACCTCGCATGTATGAGTGGCTTAATGGTAATCTCCATAAGCGCGCAAACCAAATTCTGGAACAATGTGCCTTACCAGGGCGCCTTTCCCATAACCGACAACACCCCTGCAACGGACTGGACAAGCGGCTGGGCAAACTTCGATCCGGAGAATACGGTTTATCCGGCTATAACCATGACAGTCAGTGCGGATATAACTGCAAATACAACCTGGACCACAGGTAGTATAATATTGCTTCAAAATAAAATATATGTTAAGAACGGCGCTACCCTTACCATTCAACCCGGTGTTATTATCCGCGGCGATAATGCAACCGCGGGAACGCTGATCATTACACAGGGTGCTAAAATCAATGCCCAGGGAACCGCCTCCAATCCCATTGTGTTCACATCTAATGAAGCTATTGGGAACAGGGCCGAAGGCGATTGGGGTGGTGTAATCATTCTTGGCAAAGCTGTTTCTAACCAGGGAACTTCTAATATTGAAGGTCTTGCCGCTACAACTGACACACAATTCGGAGGTTCTGACGACCAGGATTCTTCAGGTGTACTTTCGTATGTGCGAATTGAGTTTCCTGGTGTGGAATTCCAGCCCACTAAAGAAATTAATGGATTAACAATGGGCGCTGTGGGTTCAAAAACACAGATCGATCATATTCAGGTGTCATTTTCCGGTGATGATTCTTATGAATGGTTTGGCGGAACGGTATCTGCAAAGTACCTCATCGCCTTCCGGGGTCTGGATGATGATTTTGATACTGATTTTGGTTTCAGGGGACGCATACAGTTCGGACTGGCCATTCGCGATAAAGATCTTTCCGATGCTGCCGGCGATTCCAATAGCTTTGAATCTGATAATGATGCGAGTGGTTCTAACATGCAGCCTCTTACTGCAGCTGTATTTTCTAATATTACCATTGTTGGCCCTAAGAGGGATGGCTTGACTGCCCTTCCTGTAGGCGAGAAGTTTGAGAAAGCTTTCCGCATCAGGAGAAACAGTTCTGTTTCCATATTTAACTCGCTCATCATTGGTTGGGAAAAAGGATTATCTGTTGAAGGCTCTGCTACCGAAAATAACTTTACAGGTGATACCGCTTATTTTTCAAACAATCTCCTGGTTGATCTCCCTGCAGGGGTTAATGTCGTTACGGCTGCAAGTTCCTTTTACGCTACCTTCTTTGGAAGCGACATGAACGATTCTACTAAAACAAAAACGCAGGTGAATTGGGTGAATCCGTTCCCTTCTAATTTGTACGACAGTCCTGACTTCAGATTAAATACGGGATCTGTAGCGGCAACTGGCGCTGATTTTAACAACATAAAGTTTGCAGGCCAGATAACCTCAGTCAGCAAAGGGAAAGATTCTGAATTTTCGGGAGTATCTGTATATCCTAACCCGGCTCAAAATAATTCCTCACTTACTTTTGAGCTGAACAACCCTTCTATGGTAAACATTTCTTTACATAGTGTTACAGGACAAGAAGTGGTTTCCATACTCAAGAATATTCAGATGCCTGCAGGAGTTCAACAGGTAAATATAAACACAGAGGAGTTTAGTTCTGGAATTTACTTTCTGAATATAACAGTTCTGGAATTAACCAAAACGATAAAACTGGTGGTAAATAAATAA